One window of Nitrospirota bacterium genomic DNA carries:
- the nadA gene encoding quinolinate synthase, whose amino-acid sequence MTEHSAIIEKILRLKEQRNALIIAHNYQRDEVQELADFTGDSLELSRKAASTDCDVIVFCGVNFMAESASILSPDKTVLLPELGAFCPMADMITVDGPRNAITEFPGYQYTDAYTYPADFTLKDIKKAHPGVPVVTYVNTTAAVKAESDICCTSANAVKVVESLDSGRVICIPDKNLSAWIAKNTQKEVIAWDGFCHTHDRIRKEDVEKAKAEHPLALVMAHPECRLEVLEAADHVTSTSGMLRYAAASDANEFIVGTEIGLLYRLRKENPGKTFYTLRKDMICPNMKKTTLNSVLRALETMTNIIKVPEDIRIPAKKALDRMLEIS is encoded by the coding sequence ATGACCGAGCACAGCGCCATAATTGAAAAGATCCTGCGGCTGAAAGAGCAAAGAAACGCCTTGATAATCGCGCATAATTACCAGCGTGACGAGGTTCAGGAGCTTGCTGACTTCACAGGCGACTCTCTGGAGCTCTCCCGAAAGGCGGCATCAACAGACTGCGATGTTATCGTCTTTTGCGGTGTGAATTTCATGGCGGAGAGCGCATCCATACTCTCTCCTGACAAGACGGTACTTCTGCCCGAGTTAGGCGCCTTCTGTCCCATGGCTGACATGATAACTGTGGACGGCCCGAGAAATGCGATAACCGAGTTTCCCGGTTATCAATATACTGACGCTTACACCTACCCCGCTGACTTCACTCTGAAGGACATCAAGAAAGCTCATCCCGGCGTGCCTGTTGTCACTTACGTCAACACCACCGCTGCTGTAAAGGCAGAGAGCGACATATGCTGCACATCAGCCAATGCGGTAAAGGTGGTTGAATCACTCGACTCTGGCAGGGTCATATGTATCCCGGATAAAAATCTCTCAGCGTGGATAGCGAAAAATACCCAAAAAGAGGTCATCGCATGGGACGGATTCTGTCATACTCATGACAGGATCAGAAAAGAGGATGTTGAGAAGGCGAAGGCCGAACATCCCCTCGCGCTTGTGATGGCGCACCCTGAATGCAGGCTTGAGGTTCTTGAGGCTGCTGACCATGTTACAAGCACATCAGGGATGCTGAGGTACGCGGCAGCGTCTGACGCTAATGAGTTTATCGTAGGCACTGAGATAGGGCTTTTATACAGGCTTAGGAAAGAGAATCCGGGCAAGACTTTTTACACATTAAGAAAAGACATGATATGCCCCAATATGAAGAAGACCACGCTTAACAGCGTGCTCAGGGCGCTTGAGACGATGACAAATATCATAAAGGTGCCGGAAGATATCCGGATACCCGCAAAAAAGGCGCTTGACAGGATGTTAGAAATTTCTTAG
- a CDS encoding YihY/virulence factor BrkB family protein: MYVIRSLGRSLAAFLEDDCLYLSASISYFLIVSIVPLSLLILALFGYFLGESQEFYQFAVSGLLSAFPSVTSSVTAELQNLIIFRGISFFTFLVYCFLSLQLYYSMEHAMNVIFDVPQKRHFFISILWSILTVTLVMLSLILAFLLSSFAGVFHVHPMNIFGIAVGVKLGIFLKYIAPYLMVLSVFTAIFMIVPKARVRTLHAVSGAVLVAILWDLGKNFFTWYVKNVADLGMIYGSLTTFIFALVWIYYSSCIVLLGGEFVSCLAASHREKP; this comes from the coding sequence ATGTATGTCATCAGATCACTTGGAAGGAGCCTGGCCGCTTTTTTGGAGGACGATTGCCTGTATCTATCTGCCTCGATATCATATTTCCTTATCGTTTCCATTGTGCCGCTGAGTCTGCTGATACTCGCGCTCTTCGGGTATTTTCTCGGTGAGAGCCAGGAATTCTACCAGTTCGCCGTCTCCGGGCTGTTAAGCGCTTTTCCTTCTGTAACCAGCAGTGTAACGGCTGAACTTCAGAACCTGATCATATTCAGGGGCATAAGTTTTTTTACCTTTCTGGTCTACTGTTTTCTGTCGCTGCAGCTATATTACTCCATGGAGCATGCGATGAATGTAATATTTGATGTCCCGCAGAAGAGGCATTTTTTCATATCTATATTATGGTCTATTCTGACCGTGACGCTGGTCATGTTATCTTTAATACTCGCTTTCCTGCTCAGTTCTTTTGCAGGAGTCTTTCACGTCCATCCGATGAATATCTTCGGAATAGCGGTTGGTGTAAAGCTGGGAATTTTCCTTAAATATATCGCCCCTTATTTAATGGTGCTTTCAGTATTCACAGCTATATTCATGATAGTTCCAAAGGCAAGGGTACGCACTCTGCACGCTGTTTCGGGAGCTGTTCTTGTAGCTATCTTGTGGGATCTGGGCAAAAACTTTTTTACATGGTATGTGAAGAATGTGGCTGATCTCGGAATGATATACGGTTCGCTGACAACATTTATATTCGCTCTTGTCTGGATATATTACTCATCATGCATCGTTCTTCTTGGCGGAGAGTTTGTTTCCTGCCTGGCTGCTTCACACAGGGAAAAGCCGTGA
- a CDS encoding sugar phosphate isomerase/epimerase, with protein sequence MNNTSGKIRPHVHVPYDAIDKYLKFIRSEKLNLEIYFGSKQADELNRDDILELKKKLDYGPEISVHAPFMDLSPGAVDSKVREVTIQRFVDVLHYSKILEPNVVVFHSGYDKWKYDKRVDIWLERSMETWQPINVMAADMGIKIAIENIFEEEPANLKLLMGEMNSKNFGVCFDTGHFNLFSSISLTEWIEVIHPYIAELHLHDNSRLGDEHLAIGDGIFDFNLLFRMIEEVDCVYTLEAHSIKDVKKSLKWLEEYFEKRGE encoded by the coding sequence ATGAACAATACATCAGGAAAGATACGCCCGCATGTCCATGTCCCGTATGACGCAATAGATAAATATCTTAAGTTTATCAGGTCTGAGAAGCTGAACCTTGAGATATACTTTGGTTCCAAGCAAGCTGATGAGTTGAACAGGGACGACATCCTTGAACTGAAAAAGAAGCTGGATTACGGGCCTGAGATATCGGTACACGCACCATTCATGGATCTTTCCCCCGGAGCTGTTGATTCAAAGGTGAGAGAGGTCACGATACAGAGATTTGTTGATGTTCTTCATTACTCTAAGATACTTGAGCCCAATGTCGTTGTCTTTCATTCAGGATATGACAAGTGGAAATATGATAAACGCGTGGATATCTGGCTTGAGAGGAGCATGGAGACTTGGCAGCCTATAAATGTCATGGCAGCTGATATGGGCATAAAGATCGCGATAGAGAACATTTTCGAGGAGGAACCTGCAAACTTAAAGCTTCTCATGGGGGAAATGAACTCAAAGAACTTCGGGGTATGTTTTGATACCGGGCATTTCAACCTTTTTTCATCTATCTCATTGACAGAGTGGATCGAGGTTATCCATCCCTACATAGCCGAGCTTCATCTGCATGACAACAGCAGGCTTGGCGATGAACATCTTGCCATAGGGGACGGGATATTCGATTTCAACCTCTTGTTCAGGATGATTGAAGAGGTTGACTGTGTCTATACCTTAGAGGCGCACAGTATCAAAGATGTCAAGAAAAGTTTAAAATGGCTTGAGGAATATTTTGAAAAGCGTGGTGAGTAG
- the der gene encoding ribosome biogenesis GTPase Der, whose translation MKKPIVAIVGRPNVGKSTLFNKMVGKRRAVIEDIPGITRDRLYDEAKYDDKRFIVIDTGGIHPDPHKDMDSEVREQALVAVEEADILIMMMDAESGLLSADMELINLLRRYSKKTFYAVNKIDGINKEKSLLTDFYAAGIDIFPVSALNGYGYHDFMEKVTELIPDFDEEESEYPRISILGRPNVGKSTLVNSLLGKKRMIVSDVPGTTRDAVDSICSYYKKNYVLVDTAGIRRKGKMAETFEKYSFMRTVRNVENCDVVLMVLDASEGVVELDLKIAGLIYESGRGAIILLNKWDLVDKEEMSLKKMEAEIYQKLWFMRHVPILTVSALSRQRVTNLFSLVDEVIAESAKRISTHQLNLFIKKVTSLKEPPMHGGKRVKIKYITQVKTKPPGFIIFTNNKEGMKPQYIRFIEKHMRDSFGFKGVPLSIFVRQSEVKKIP comes from the coding sequence ATGAAGAAACCGATCGTTGCGATAGTAGGAAGGCCGAATGTAGGAAAATCCACCCTTTTTAACAAAATGGTTGGGAAGCGGCGCGCTGTTATCGAGGATATCCCCGGTATCACAAGGGACAGGCTGTATGATGAGGCAAAGTACGATGACAAAAGGTTCATTGTCATAGATACGGGCGGTATCCATCCTGACCCTCATAAGGATATGGACAGCGAGGTGCGGGAGCAGGCTCTGGTTGCGGTGGAAGAGGCTGACATTCTGATCATGATGATGGACGCGGAGAGCGGCCTTCTGTCTGCTGACATGGAGCTTATCAACCTTCTCAGAAGATACAGTAAAAAAACCTTTTACGCGGTAAATAAGATAGACGGAATAAATAAAGAGAAGAGCCTTCTAACGGATTTCTACGCCGCCGGCATTGATATATTCCCTGTTTCAGCCTTGAACGGTTATGGTTACCATGATTTCATGGAGAAGGTCACAGAGCTGATCCCTGATTTTGATGAAGAGGAATCAGAATATCCGAGGATATCGATATTAGGACGTCCGAATGTCGGCAAGTCCACTCTTGTCAATTCCCTTCTCGGCAAAAAGAGGATGATAGTCAGCGATGTGCCGGGCACTACAAGAGATGCTGTTGATTCAATATGCTCGTACTACAAAAAGAACTATGTGCTTGTTGATACCGCAGGGATCCGCAGAAAGGGCAAGATGGCTGAGACCTTTGAAAAATATTCTTTCATGAGGACGGTGAGGAATGTTGAGAACTGCGATGTTGTCCTGATGGTGCTTGACGCGTCTGAAGGCGTTGTTGAGCTTGACCTGAAGATAGCAGGGCTGATATATGAGTCAGGCAGGGGCGCGATAATACTCCTGAACAAGTGGGATCTTGTGGATAAGGAGGAGATGTCACTCAAGAAGATGGAGGCTGAAATATATCAGAAGCTGTGGTTTATGCGGCATGTCCCGATATTGACGGTATCCGCATTGAGCAGGCAGAGGGTCACCAACCTCTTTTCCCTTGTTGATGAGGTCATTGCAGAGAGCGCAAAGAGGATCAGCACACACCAGCTTAACCTGTTCATTAAGAAGGTCACTTCACTTAAAGAACCCCCGATGCACGGAGGCAAGCGTGTCAAGATAAAATATATAACCCAGGTCAAGACCAAGCCTCCGGGATTTATCATATTTACCAATAATAAAGAGGGCATGAAGCCTCAATATATCAGGTTCATTGAAAAACATATGAGGGACTCGTTCGGATTCAAGGGTGTGCCGTTAAGCATATTCGTGAGACAGAGTGAGGTCAAGAAAATACCATAA
- a CDS encoding type II toxin-antitoxin system RelE/ParE family toxin, which produces MAYSIKWSPRAASNFEDICDYIAKDSRYYAALFAKKIISIVETISQFPKTGRVVPEYNNENLREKIYENYRIVYRIKNEIIEIVVICHGARQLENIL; this is translated from the coding sequence ATGGCTTACAGCATAAAATGGTCGCCAAGAGCAGCTTCGAATTTTGAAGATATCTGTGACTACATCGCAAAAGATTCAAGATATTACGCTGCTCTTTTTGCCAAGAAAATTATCTCGATTGTTGAAACCATCTCTCAGTTCCCAAAAACAGGCCGCGTTGTTCCAGAATATAACAATGAGAATTTAAGAGAGAAGATTTATGAGAATTATAGAATTGTCTACCGCATTAAGAATGAGATTATTGAGATTGTTGTAATCTGTCATGGAGCAAGGCAATTAGAAAATATTCTATGA
- a CDS encoding zinc ribbon domain-containing protein, whose amino-acid sequence MPIYEYKCTKCKEVFEVIQKINDEPLSKCGECGGKLKKMITNTSFVLKGSGWYVTDYPSENRDKAMKAKKSADQKKDSKKKEAAKTE is encoded by the coding sequence ATGCCGATATACGAATATAAATGTACAAAGTGCAAGGAGGTTTTTGAGGTGATCCAGAAGATCAATGATGAGCCTCTTTCCAAATGCGGTGAATGCGGAGGCAAACTAAAAAAAATGATTACAAACACCTCATTCGTCCTGAAAGGAAGCGGATGGTATGTTACTGATTATCCTTCTGAAAATAGAGATAAGGCCATGAAGGCGAAGAAGTCTGCCGATCAAAAGAAGGATTCAAAAAAGAAAGAGGCCGCAAAGACAGAGTGA
- a CDS encoding SAM-dependent methyltransferase → MKQLKNIIIEKIKKDGSVTFEKFMEMALYYPELGYYSNPEVAIGRHGDFYTSPHLHPVFGAMIAKQLIEMWEILGKPSEFHAVEIGAGEGYLSKDILDHLTKQSHDISNSLKYAIIEPFKHFEKKQGDLLAKHKERVTWFQSLKDMPGKINGCIFSNELLDAFPVHIVEMDNGLKEVCLNYDPGGLIEIKQDITDIELMDYIRQFSTGFPQGYRTEINLRIKDWLKEISSILSNGFLLTIDYGYTAKEYYSEERNRGTLLCYHDHQINENPYEYVGEQDITAHVDFSSVKKWGDEAVLETLGYTSQGTYLVASGIDEIITELYADSPNYAAEIKKIKGLIMPEGMGESHMVMIQYKGEGDPELKGFSLRNHVGKL, encoded by the coding sequence ATGAAACAACTGAAAAATATCATCATTGAAAAGATAAAAAAAGACGGTTCCGTCACTTTTGAGAAGTTCATGGAGATGGCGCTTTATTATCCTGAACTCGGCTACTACTCAAACCCTGAGGTTGCGATAGGCCGTCATGGCGACTTCTATACAAGCCCGCATCTTCACCCTGTCTTCGGCGCGATGATAGCGAAGCAGTTAATAGAGATGTGGGAGATACTCGGCAAGCCGTCTGAATTTCATGCTGTTGAGATAGGAGCGGGCGAAGGGTATTTAAGCAAAGATATTCTCGATCATCTGACTAAGCAATCTCATGATATTTCAAACTCATTAAAGTACGCGATCATTGAACCATTCAAACACTTTGAGAAAAAACAGGGAGATCTTCTTGCGAAACATAAAGAAAGGGTAACATGGTTTCAGTCACTAAAAGATATGCCCGGCAAAATCAACGGCTGCATATTTTCCAACGAGCTTCTTGACGCATTTCCGGTTCATATCGTTGAGATGGATAATGGCCTGAAAGAGGTTTGTTTGAATTATGATCCAGGCGGACTCATTGAGATAAAACAGGATATCACTGATATTGAATTGATGGATTACATCAGGCAGTTCTCCACGGGATTCCCACAGGGGTACAGAACTGAGATAAATCTCAGAATAAAAGATTGGCTCAAAGAGATATCATCGATATTATCTAACGGTTTTCTCCTGACGATAGATTACGGTTACACTGCGAAAGAATATTACAGTGAAGAGAGAAACAGAGGCACCCTCCTCTGCTATCACGATCATCAGATAAATGAAAATCCATATGAGTATGTAGGAGAGCAGGACATAACCGCCCATGTTGATTTTTCATCCGTTAAAAAATGGGGTGATGAGGCAGTGCTGGAAACATTAGGCTACACATCGCAGGGAACGTACCTTGTCGCTTCCGGCATTGACGAAATAATTACAGAACTCTATGCCGACTCGCCGAATTATGCAGCAGAGATAAAAAAGATCAAAGGGCTGATAATGCCTGAAGGCATGGGAGAATCTCATATGGTCATGATCCAGTATAAAGGCGAAGGCGATCCTGAACTCAAAGGCTTCTCTTTAAGGAATCATGTCGGGAAGCTGTAG
- a CDS encoding type II toxin-antitoxin system mRNA interferase toxin, RelE/StbE family, whose amino-acid sequence MWHIREHRTIAKTCLKLPLHIVKKYELWKNIVFRHGPNKLKEFPGFHDEKLKGERRGQHSSRLSDQYRVIYTIEQNIVTVDVMEITPHKY is encoded by the coding sequence ATGTGGCATATCAGGGAACATCGTACAATTGCAAAGACATGCCTGAAGCTGCCATTACATATAGTCAAGAAATATGAACTTTGGAAAAATATTGTTTTTCGTCATGGCCCGAATAAATTGAAAGAGTTCCCAGGATTTCATGATGAGAAGCTTAAAGGCGAACGCAGAGGGCAGCATTCATCACGATTGAGCGACCAATACAGGGTTATATACACGATAGAACAGAACATCGTTACTGTCGACGTTATGGAAATAACCCCGCATAAATATTAG
- a CDS encoding helix-turn-helix transcriptional regulator: protein MKSAYGTFGAAKAHAVLSTGEVIRMLRELKGWTQAELARRSGITVTNISLLENKKIDIGKKRAEQLAKTFDVHPAIIMFPEYESKEIGNAA, encoded by the coding sequence ATGAAATCAGCTTATGGCACATTTGGCGCAGCAAAAGCCCATGCTGTTTTATCAACAGGTGAAGTAATTCGTATGCTCCGCGAATTGAAAGGCTGGACTCAGGCTGAACTTGCGCGCCGTTCCGGCATAACTGTTACCAATATCAGTCTTTTGGAGAATAAGAAAATTGATATCGGAAAAAAACGCGCTGAACAGCTTGCCAAAACATTTGATGTTCATCCGGCAATAATTATGTTCCCTGAATATGAATCAAAAGAAATTGGGAACGCCGCATAG
- a CDS encoding class I SAM-dependent RNA methyltransferase — translation MTPNKLTLKIERPAYGNVYIAKLEGKVVMVSGQTMPGETVEVTVDKDRKDYITATVSRIIEPSPDRVKPECEYFGICGGCHLQHIPYEQQIKMKEDILSNCLKRIAKTEIDLSESLVGNSPWKYRIRGQFKVEGDDSGFYKENTRDVVNIDKCLIMTDDLNKHFQKARELVKMHGIKELHITSGDRPVALLKVSREFPHNVDLNSLVSKFTDAGFPGLSIDTGETMALNFGDPYLSLDLDGLKYSISPMSFLQSNWDVNIAMIRLIKKELQLTGKEKILDLYAGAGNFSLPLAEGCEVTGIEENPYAIDDGMRNLELNNITRYRFVKSRAEEFQAEQRPGILILDPPRLGLSNKVTDNVLQMLPEKILYISCNPTTFARDIKKLLTRYEFNSVRMVDLFPQTFHIETMAFLSLK, via the coding sequence ATGACACCCAATAAACTCACATTAAAGATCGAACGCCCGGCATACGGCAATGTATATATAGCCAAGCTTGAAGGCAAGGTAGTTATGGTCAGCGGACAGACTATGCCCGGCGAGACGGTTGAAGTGACAGTGGATAAAGACAGAAAGGATTACATCACAGCAACTGTATCAAGAATAATTGAACCCTCCCCTGACAGAGTAAAGCCGGAATGTGAATACTTTGGAATATGCGGGGGCTGTCATCTTCAGCATATACCATATGAGCAGCAGATAAAGATGAAAGAGGACATCCTCAGCAACTGCCTCAAGAGGATAGCAAAGACCGAGATCGATCTTTCAGAGTCATTAGTCGGGAATAGCCCCTGGAAATACAGGATCAGGGGACAGTTTAAGGTTGAGGGCGATGATTCAGGCTTTTACAAAGAGAATACGAGAGATGTGGTGAATATAGATAAGTGCCTGATCATGACTGATGATCTCAACAAGCATTTCCAAAAAGCAAGAGAACTGGTAAAAATGCATGGCATCAAAGAGCTTCATATAACTTCAGGGGACAGGCCCGTCGCTCTCTTAAAGGTCTCAAGGGAATTCCCGCACAATGTCGACCTTAACAGCCTGGTCTCAAAATTCACAGATGCCGGATTTCCCGGGCTTTCGATCGATACAGGAGAGACTATGGCTTTGAACTTCGGAGACCCGTATCTTTCTCTGGATCTTGACGGGCTTAAATATTCCATCTCTCCTATGAGCTTCCTCCAGAGCAATTGGGATGTTAACATCGCAATGATAAGGCTGATTAAAAAGGAGCTGCAACTCACTGGCAAAGAAAAGATACTGGACCTATACGCAGGCGCAGGCAATTTCTCTCTGCCATTGGCTGAAGGATGCGAAGTGACCGGCATTGAGGAGAACCCATATGCCATTGATGACGGCATGAGGAATCTGGAGTTGAACAATATAACCCGCTACAGGTTTGTGAAGTCCAGGGCTGAAGAATTTCAGGCTGAACAGAGGCCTGGCATACTGATACTTGACCCTCCGAGGCTCGGGCTTTCCAACAAGGTAACAGATAACGTTCTCCAGATGCTGCCGGAAAAAATATTATACATATCGTGCAACCCGACTACATTTGCGAGAGATATCAAAAAACTCCTGACAAGATACGAGTTCAACTCAGTAAGAATGGTCGATCTCTTCCCTCAGACATTTCATATCGAAACAATGGCATTCTTAAGCCTTAAGTGA
- a CDS encoding diguanylate cyclase — MKKFVKFITFVNMPIREKFVFFFVGVLFWFMVMFGISIVTSKIINLKTDKIVNHLIPHERVAQKILRKLQELSTDATEIRNISDINIFNAKLEISKARVSDIRLFAAALSTGGLVVDINRDDNSVIDSTTLSSENDPGNGIYSKSLLADVDALEAKILEIAKTKKDLLADKNLSAEQLDNNIGEFKLLISKLISLSNRYSSEEASLYDVNARSIRYVTKFMPYAFIGVLLTATLLLIVFTISISRAIARPVKAIIEQIRSVGEGKVDITNKIHVSSKDEIGILTQDFNDLMEEIHELDIFKQVIEEDDSLEDVYSRLGNVFDRFGLDNFLIYEVSNSQNKMKSVYPIIMNENDINCNPDILHDCSLCKVKKTGHLISSFAYPNICKQFKTELDKIHVCIPMLISGSVGGVVQFLFDKKYYNLNGKDRRIYKVEQYISEAVPVIEAKRLTNTLRESALKDALTGLYNRRFLQEYTETLIAGALRRKKNIGLIMCDLDYFKQVNDVYGHNVGDEILKNTANIIRQCVRSSDLVIRFGGEEFLLIILDVEGDKTMEIAEKIRKSMEDTKLKVFDGIIKKTISLGISEFPKDTDAFWQAIKYADVALYKAKDTGRNKAVRFTQDMWTENEF, encoded by the coding sequence GTGAAGAAATTTGTAAAGTTCATAACATTCGTCAACATGCCTATAAGGGAAAAGTTCGTATTCTTTTTCGTTGGCGTCCTGTTCTGGTTCATGGTGATGTTCGGCATAAGCATCGTAACCAGCAAGATAATCAATCTGAAAACCGACAAGATAGTAAACCACCTGATACCTCACGAAAGAGTCGCCCAGAAGATCCTGAGAAAACTGCAGGAGCTCAGCACTGACGCAACTGAAATAAGGAATATCTCTGATATAAATATCTTTAACGCTAAACTTGAGATATCAAAAGCAAGGGTTTCCGATATCAGGTTATTTGCAGCTGCGTTGTCCACGGGCGGGCTGGTAGTGGATATTAACAGGGATGACAACAGCGTTATTGACAGCACGACACTTTCTTCTGAAAACGATCCCGGAAACGGGATTTACTCAAAGTCTTTGCTGGCTGACGTTGACGCGCTTGAAGCAAAGATACTGGAGATAGCTAAAACAAAAAAGGACTTGCTCGCGGATAAAAATTTAAGCGCGGAACAGCTTGATAATAATATCGGGGAATTCAAACTGCTGATTTCAAAATTAATATCATTATCCAACCGGTACTCTTCCGAAGAAGCCTCACTTTACGATGTAAATGCCCGGAGCATCAGATACGTGACAAAATTCATGCCCTACGCCTTTATAGGCGTCCTGCTGACAGCGACTCTTCTTCTTATAGTTTTCACGATCTCCATTTCAAGAGCGATCGCCAGGCCCGTCAAGGCGATAATAGAGCAGATAAGGTCAGTGGGAGAAGGAAAGGTGGATATCACAAACAAGATCCATGTGAGCTCAAAAGATGAAATAGGCATCCTGACACAGGACTTCAATGACCTGATGGAAGAGATCCATGAACTTGATATTTTTAAACAGGTCATCGAAGAGGACGACAGCCTTGAAGATGTCTACTCCAGGCTTGGCAATGTCTTTGACAGGTTCGGGCTTGACAACTTCCTGATCTATGAGGTTTCAAACAGCCAGAACAAGATGAAATCGGTATATCCCATCATCATGAATGAAAACGATATAAACTGCAATCCTGACATACTGCATGACTGCAGCCTATGCAAGGTAAAAAAGACCGGCCACCTTATATCCTCTTTTGCTTACCCAAACATATGCAAACAGTTCAAAACAGAACTGGACAAGATCCATGTATGTATACCGATGCTGATCTCAGGAAGCGTCGGCGGAGTCGTCCAGTTCCTGTTTGATAAAAAATACTACAATCTCAACGGTAAAGACAGAAGGATATATAAAGTGGAACAGTATATCAGCGAGGCTGTTCCTGTAATTGAGGCGAAGAGGCTGACGAACACACTAAGAGAATCTGCGCTGAAGGACGCGCTTACGGGCCTGTACAACAGGAGGTTCCTGCAGGAATATACTGAAACACTCATAGCCGGCGCCCTGAGAAGGAAGAAGAACATCGGGCTTATAATGTGCGATCTCGACTACTTCAAACAGGTCAATGATGTTTACGGCCATAATGTCGGCGATGAAATCCTCAAAAACACTGCCAATATCATCAGGCAATGCGTTAGAAGCTCAGACCTTGTGATACGGTTTGGCGGAGAGGAGTTCCTTCTGATAATACTTGATGTCGAGGGCGATAAAACAATGGAGATCGCTGAAAAGATCAGAAAGTCTATGGAAGACACCAAGCTCAAGGTCTTTGACGGAATAATAAAAAAGACGATCAGCCTCGGCATAAGCGAATTCCCCAAAGACACAGACGCCTTCTGGCAGGCCATCAAGTATGCCGATGTGGCTCTATACAAGGCGAAAGATACCGGCAGGAACAAGGCCGTCAGGTTCACGCAGGATATGTGGACAGAGAATGAGTTTTAG